From the genome of Anopheles moucheti chromosome 3, idAnoMoucSN_F20_07, whole genome shotgun sequence, one region includes:
- the LOC128300432 gene encoding uncharacterized protein LOC128300432 has translation MAYINVAEWSPDMVTDWLKGLDNSMYHYVQSFTNNGVGGKQLLNIRPYELEQLGMHVIGHQEIVLEAVENLKNSNYNLDKENLQFLALHVATAAHSLSKQLEFSDQEKLETTVLKDITRTITHLKALIEWLDRAPFRGQKKFDELRKQCMRFGLEVATVAMRDRFSLMPVQAIRQNAKKLENIGEYIIKDIMDPIILQPASLDLVTLKKRESDLGFLIMQSFHGVHRITEIKFNSPAHNSGKVEDGDEIVQINYQTVVGWEYKKVLQQLQESPPDVLLTLKKRPKHIKIYGQIYIKPFRLPSKKRSLPYRWDESVPSPRTTDTFALQDFSLPLDRVPEKHVPSDSESDGSDILTPTDVKEKEKEIRLYLPKPRAVLQRRHTLSSFKDLVGVTSWHERKGKPLLSSDLQSLRDKSVSFGFGLEMSPRPTTTCLGLVGGTDSAGVPAKCSSFGGLKSSLPDIVPQEIAVAPPNDLSIIGASPGSSRELADSEAYKAGVSKVVRFESSSKADQCHVDTKYTCKVDSTVLETFEPIPYVDEDPPTVIPPTVTERVKRFESFANRTITASALTNGQQTGSSTLGVGVTSGTVTSTKPIPMQRQLAKDPEVAEAINMVVVNREMVKRGRLDKSYSTPAYDDELSDVPPAIEPRKEHLLKAPPVPPPRPKRTLETIGVPGSEKSPLTPASVPSIPKVAAVLQFPDTAPGFVSSLSNTLDSREDSPNKSKLANVIDLKQNRTPPLATIVPGTVTPPKPAERTAIPPIPASRPAAVVPPAKPAPPSELLSASPNAPAATVPSIPTDSSSELLTPNKTKSLTLKKKNSLLSKRRNVSLKTLCVSDIQGHLYRRTKDRSGMSYWAKYYFVLIETTLYGFNRKESVKANCMIFLSGFTISLAKEVHSRPHAFKVYHPNKTFYFAAETQEALVQWMEYIKQATLKGASLISTETADHNSSRELFTETDSSDDELGLMDSTLKLNLLCTPSPQMTPGAGPSHGSSGADGTPTSSKQDRYHLNFGSLKKFTKIGSDTNHAAGSGKNGSGTGSGSTSSQAANTTSSSTGEGSKFFGFFSSHRNVEKSNSSEMPVPTSQFKSYRKVPGAGGLQIGTASVSTEVFPLSSTVPIGGVGSSMANAADGGNFSASNLSLASGAGEKTVLSAPKPPPRTATPTPPPVIIREPVTPTLSDAEELLNQAKKSKRISPHNYIHASNPNLVEFDFQTSKAMDFSVPKIHSANTWDTSTHSHSNLQSMITLKDLMLQKQAEEAQDMYNKRVCLGVEKLDDRKARLISTGGTEQVASVSVAPAIPESVNKIQRRQLPITPDYAQSFKLDDEDILYTRSKEGQKLRDFGYEMISGDDAFYQHFKPTRSTVGASGSGVNGAGGVASNGTNGTGGTTAGTSGSGSGGGGSIKKKTFNWINSDRKQAGGDSAHADGLVAIGAATSSSSLFAGSGVVPEQQRAGGSLSTSLSLRDSFKRSKNKAVIARLDNIKASSEKLFQFKQSSTSGTGASSNNNDKESLKTKQLDKPAAPGTMVNVNLKHQPQSHPLTPFTNIVGGLGGKKNNNELNAALEQHSAMLFQQTAVSVSNNGGGGTGTGSTSSAFIGGLKKSNTCNSSSDFKENSSKLQNMRKNSAPERGASGGGGGGANGNGTNGGGGAGAGSNGATSYFTKLSFSSTKTAKEKKLLGSPGLHRAIFGKNHHNHGSDNSQPTVIDHEVFSPITFPKVPATLPMDSATTNSTTAGTGSGQPAHPAISSASSAAVLVPNFGPNLVAVARNSPDYPNMEYPPVFEPETYSLSDPNASLTLLKRRQNHHHHHHHHHHHHHQK, from the exons GTCAAAAGAAATTCGATGAGCTGCGTAAACAGTGCATGCGATTCGGGTTGGAAGTGGCTACCGTTGCGATGCGCGATCGATTTTCACTCATGCCAGTACAGGCG ATTCGTCAGAACGCCAAAAAGCTAGAAAATATTGGAGAGTACATCATTAAGGATATTATGGATCCGATCATACTGCAACCAGCCTCGCTGGATCTTGTGACGCTTAAGAAGCGTGAATCAGATCTCGGCTTTCTGATAATGCAAAGCTTCCACGGTGTACACCG TATTACTGAAATAAAGTTCAACTCACCCGCCCACAACTCTGGCAAGGTCGAGGATGGTGATGAAATAGTGCAAATCAACTACCAGACGGTGGTCGGCTGGGAGTATAAGAAGGTCCTGCAGCAGCTACAGGAATCACCGCCAG ATGTCCTGTTGACACTGAAAAAGCGCCCGAAGCATATCAAAATCTACGGACAAATCTACATCAAACCGTTTCGGTTACCGAGCAAAAAACGATCACTTCCCTACCGCTGGGATGAAAGTGTGCCAAGTCCACGGACAACGGACACTTTCGCACTGCAGGACTTCTCGCTACCACTCGATCGTGTCCCGGAAAAACACGTACCATCCGACTCCGAATCGGACGGTAGCGACATCCTTACGCCGACGGACGTAAAGGAGAAGGAAAAAGAGATCCGACTTTATCTGCCCAAACCAAGGGCTGTATTGCAGCGTCGGCACACTCTGTCCAGCTTCAAAGATTTGGTCGGTGTCACTTCGTGGCATGAGCGCAAAGGGAAACCGTTGTTGTCAAGCGATCTGCAAAGTTTGCGCGATAAGTCGGTTTCGTTTGGGTTTGGACTTGAAATGTCCCCTCGTCCAACGACCACCTGTCTCGGGCTGGTGGGAGGCACTGATAGTGCTGGTGTGCCGGCAAAGTGTAGCAGCTTCGGTGGGCTTAAAAGTTCCCTGCCCGACATTGTGCCGCAAGAGATTGCCGTCGCACCACCGAACGATCTTTCGATCATAGGGGCTAGTCCGGGCAGTAGCAGGGAGCTGGCAGACAGTGAGGCGTACAAGGCGGGCGTATCGAAAGTGGTCCGGTTTGAATCGAGCTCCAAAGCGGACCAGTGCCATGTGGATACAAAGTACACCTGCAAGGTGGACAGCACGGTGCTAGAAACGTTCGAACCAATACCGTACGTCGATGAAGATCCGCCGACCGTCATTCCACCGACCGTTACCGAGCGCGTCAAACGGTTCGAATCGTTTGCGAATCGAACGATCACGGCATCTGCCCTTACTAATGGTCAACAAACGGGAAG CAGCACGTTGGGTGTTGGAGTAACATCTGGCACAGTAACCTCTACGAAACCAATCCCAATGCAACGACAACTCGCAAAAGATCCAGAAGTAGCAGAAGCAATCAACATGGTTGTGGTAAATAGGGAAATGGTGAAACGGGGTCGATTGGATAAGAGTTACAGCACACCGGCATACGACGACGAGCTTTCCGATGTTCCACCGGCTATTGAACCACGCAAGGAGCATCTCCTCAAAGCACCACcggtaccaccaccacgcCCGAAACGTACACTCGAAACGATTGGTGTCCCCGGTTCAGAAAAATCACCCTTAACTCCGGCTTCCGTGCCATCAATACCAAAGGTAGCGGCAGTTTTACAATTTCCCGACACGGCACCCGGATTCGTTTCCTCGCTCAGCAACACCCTCGATAGTCGTGAGGATAGTCCGAATAAATCGAAACTAGCAAATGTGATCGATCTGAAACAAAACCGCACACCACCACTCGCTACGATTGTACCAGGTACGGTCACACCACCGAAACCGGCCGAACGGACAGCAATTCCACCTATTCCGGCTTCCCgaccagcagcagtagtaccGCCAGCTAAACCCGCTCCTCCAAGCGAACTTTTGTCCGCTTCTCCGAATGCTCCAGCGGCCACCGTTCCAAGCATTCCCACGGATAGCAGCTCGGAGCTGCTGACACCGAACAAAACGAAGAGTCTCACGCTGAAGAAAAAGAACTCATTACTGTCGAAGCGTCGCAATGTGTCACTGAAAACGCTCTGCGTGAGTGATATTCAGGGCCATTTGTATCGACGCACCAAGGATCGAAGCGGCATGTCGTACTGGGCAAAATATTACTTCGTACTGATCGAAACGACGCTGTACGGATTTAATCGCAAAGAATCGGTGAAGGCGAACTGTATGATATTCCTGTCCGGGTTTACGATCTCTCTCGCCAAGGAGGTCCATTCGCGCCCTCACGCCTTCAAGGTGTACCATCCGAACAAAACGTTCTATTTCGCGGCCGAAACGCAGGAAGCACTGGTACAGTGGATGGAGTACATAAAGCAGGCCACTCTGAAGGGTGCTAGTTTGATATCAACTGAGACAGCTGATCATAATAGTTCGCGAGAACTGTTTACCGAAACGGATAGTTCGGACGATGAGCTTGGACTGATGGATAGCACACTGAAGCTAAACTTGCTCTGCACACCTTCACCCCAGATGACACCGGGAGCGGGACCATCCCACGGATCGTCTGGTGCCGATGGAACGCCAACGTCATCCAAACAGGACCGGTACCACCTTAACTTTGGATCGTTGAAAAAGTTCACTAAAATCGGTTCGGATACGAACCATGCTGCGGGCAGTGGTAAAAATGGTAGTGGGACGGGAAGCGGAAGTACGTCGTCCCAGGCCGCTAACACTACCAGCAGTTCCACCGGTGAAGGAAGCAAATTTTTCGGCTTCTTTTCTTCTCACCGTAACGTGGAAAAAAGCAATTCGAGTGAAATGCCGGTACCGACGTcacaattcaaaagctatCGAAAGGTACCGGGAGCTGGTGGATTACAGATAGGGACGGCTTCTGTTTCTACGGAAGTGTTTCCACTTTCGAGCACGGTTCCGATCGGTGGGGTCGGTTCTTCGATGGCCAATGCAGCCGATGGAGGAAATTTTAGTGCCAGTAATCTTTCCCTTGCCTCTGGCGCGGGTGAAAAAACGGTCCTATCCGcaccaaaaccaccaccaagaACGGCAACACCAACACCGCCACCGGTTATCATACGTGAACCGGTCACacccacactgtccgatgccGAGGAATTGCTTAATCaggcaaagaaaagcaaacgtaTCTCGCCGCACAACTATATCCACGCGTCGAACCCAAATTTGGTGGAGTTTGATTTTCAAACATCGAAAGCGATGGACTTTTCGGTGCCAAAGATACATTCGGCGAATACGTGGGACACcagcacacactcgcacagcAACCTGCAGTCCATGATCACGCTAAAGGATCTGATGTTGCAGAAGCAGGCAGAAGAAGCGCAGGATATGTACAACAAGCGCGTTTGCCTTGGTGTGGAGAAGCTGGATGATCGGAAGGCACGACTGATCAGCACCGGTGGAACGGAACAGGTTGCATCGGTAAGCGTCGCACCCGCCATACCGGAATCGGTTAACAAGATTCAACGCCGTCAGCTACCGATAACGCCGGACTATGCACAAAGCTTCAAGCTGGACGATGAGGACATTTTGTACACGCGTAGCAAGGAGGGCCAAAAGTTGCGCGACTTTGGCTACGAAATGATATCCGGTGATGATGCGTTTTATCAGCATTTTAAACCCACCCGGTCGACCGTGGGAGCGTCTGGTTCGGGTGTGAACGGTGCCGGAGGTGTCGCAAGCAATGGAACAAATGGAACTGGTGGAACCACTGCTGGAACAAGTGGTAGTGGaagtggtggcggtggttcgattaagaaaaaaacattcaactgGATCAATTCTGATCGCAAACAAGCTGGTGGAGATAGTGCACACGCGGACGGATTGGTTGCGATTGGAGCTGCAACGAGTTCCTCCTCCCTGTTCGCTGGGTCGGGTGTTGTGCCGGAACAGCAACGAGCGGGTGGCAGTTTGTCGACGTCACTATCGCTGCGGGACAGCTTTAAGCGCAGCAAGAACAAAGCGGTCATTGCACGGCTCGATAACATTAAGGCAAGCAGTGAAAAGCTCTTCCAATTCAAGCAATCAAGCACCTCCGGTACGGGTGCGAGTAGCAATAATAACGATAAGGAATCgctcaaaacgaaacaactcGACAAACCGGCCGCCCCGGGCACGATGGTGAACGTGAACCTGAAACATCAACCACAGTCCCATCCGTTAACGCCGTTTACAAACATTGTAGGTGGCCTTGGTGGGAAGAAGAACAATAACGAACTGAATGCGGCCCTTGAACAACATTCCGCGATGCTATTCCAACAAACGGCTGTGTCAGTGAGCaataatggtggtggtggtacgggAACGGGATCGACAAGTAGTGCGTTTATTGGTGGACTAAAAAAATCCAACACGTGCAATAGTTCGTCGGATTTTAAGGAAAACTCCAGTAAGCTGCAAAATATGCGTAAAAATTCTGCCCCAGAAAGAGGTGCTAGTGGAGGAGGCGGAGGTGGTGCTAATGGGAATGGTACTAATGGAGGTGGTGGAGCGGGGGCCGGCAGCAATGGGGCCACTTCGTACTTTACGAAACTTAGCTTCAGTTCTACGAAAACTGCgaaggagaaaaaattgctCGGTTCACCTGGATTGCATCGTGCGATCTTTGGCAAGAATCATCACAATCATGGCAGCGATAATAGCCAGCCTACTGTGATCGATCATGAGGTGTTTTCACCTATTACCTTTCCGAAG GTACCAGCGACTCTTCCAATGGACAGCGCAACTACAAATAGTACGACCGCCGGAACCGGATCTGGACAACCGGCTCATCCTGCTATATCCAGCGCTTCTTCTGCGGCTGTGTTGGTGCCAAACTTTGGTCCAAATCTAGTGGCCGTTGCACGAAATTCTCCAGATTACCCAAACATGGAATATCCACCAGTATTTGAACCGGAAACGTACTCTCTGAGTGATCCAAACGCGAGCCTTACGCTGCTAAAGCGTCGTcaaaatcatcaccatcaccaccaccatcatcatcatcaccaccatcagaAATGA